AGATTTTTTTACTGACTGGGCAATCGAATTCACTGGGAGCCGTGAAGGGATCTCCTGCATCTGCGGAAATGTTGGAAAAGTACAAGCCGAAAAGGACGATGTACTGGCATGAAAATTTCGGACAGAAGGAGGGAGTCTTTTCCGGAGCCTCCCAAGAATGGGGAATGGTTGTTCCTGCGGTCCCTTCTTATAATGGCAATTTGTGTATGGGGCCAGAGTATGGATTTGCCGCGGTTTTGGAGAAAAAGGGATGGTTTGACGATGCCGATGTGGCGATTGTGAAGGCGTCGCGCGATGGTGGCGACAATGGACATTGGATGCGGAATGGACAGGCTTACCGGTTGCTGGTGGGGGCCGTGAAGAATGCAAGTTCTGCCTTGAAGGGAAAAAAGTATGGGAAAATTGAATTTGCCGGACTTCTTTATCTGCAGGGTGAGAGTGATTCAGGGGATGCTGTGCCGGCTGCCGCCCTGCGTTTCAAGGAACTTCTCAAGCATTTGGCGGAAGATTTGAAAGGATGGGGAGATACTGCGCCTTTGGCAAAATCGTGTGCTGTGATTGGAGAGAATGCGAATTGGGGGACGAAGAATGTGACGGACTCTTTAACCGGGAATACGAACGGGATGCTGAATGGCCGCGATACGGAGGTGGATGGCAAGACGACTTGGCAGGTGATGCGTTCTCTCGCGGCATCTTCTCCTGCTCTCGGTTATGCTCCTACGAGGGATCTTCCCAAGTTGACTTCCGGCGATTCGATGGGGGTACACTATGATGGATGTTCTCAATTGGTGATCGGAGCGCGTTTTGCCTATGCTATGGGGCATCTGAAAGGGAAATCGGTGGGGAGTGTCCGGAGTGGACGCTATGATCTGCCTTTGAATGCTCCCGACGCCTGGATGGATGGGAAAGTACCTGTAAAGAAGGTGTGTGTATGGGATTTGGCTTCTTCTATTTTGCCGAGCCGGATTGGAGAAGGTGTGGATTCGTTCAAGGCTTTTGGCATCCGTGTCGAGGATCCGTCTGTGAATACGGTTGCTATTGCCGGTGGCGCTTCGCAACGTTTGGTTGTAGGTCCGGGCGGGATTGAAGTACAGCAGGGAAGGAAATTGCTGATTGCCTCGGCATTGCAACTATCCGGTCGTCAGGAGTGGAAATTGTCGGGCGGATCTTGTGTGGCGGTTGCAAGACCGGATGTTAAGGGTGGTATGGCGGCTTTGACGGGACAGGCGGATATTTTCATCATGAATACAGACGCTTCTTCTTCCGGGAAGCATGCTGCCGTCGATTTTACCGAGGTCGGCCAAGGAATGTCGAAGAAGGGGAGGGGTGTACCGTTCCGGGGGAATTGGGTTATTGGTCCGGGGGTTGAGGTGAAGGGGAGTCTTCCTGGAACAGGCAAGGCGATTTTCAAGAAGGGATCTATTTATCAGGGAGAAGTTCTGACAGCTGACCGGAATGTTGTTTTGGAGGGGATTGCGACCGGGGTGTGACAATGTTTGCCGATTTAGGTTGTGTCCGGAGGTAAATTTCTTCATGCTTTTCCCTGATGAATTCCAGCCCTCGCATCCTGATTCTGACATCCGGCTACGGTGATGGCCATAATAGCGCGGCACGTGGTGTGGCCGAAGCTTTGGACGGAAAGGCCGAATGCCGCATTGTCGATCCATGCAAGGAGAGTATGCCGTTTTTTTTCCGTTGGTCCCGTGCCGGGTATTTATGGACGATTCGGCGGGCACCTTTGTTGTGGCGTCAGGCTTACGACTGGACGGATAGTCTGGATCTTTCCCGATCGGAGTATCCGATGATGGCTGCCGTGAAAAATTACTTGTCCAGTTTGGTTCGCGGATGGAGGCCGGATGCGATTGTGTGTACCTATATGCTGTATCCTCATTTGCTGGACAAGATTTTCCAGACGGGGGGAAGAAGTGTGCCCTATATGACGGTTGTGACGGATTCTCTGGAAATTAACAAAACGTGGCTGTGCAGCAGGAGCGAGATGTGGTGTGTGACGGATCCATGGACCCGGGATGTTCTCGTCCGGCGTGATGTACCCGAGGAGAAGATCAAGGTGACGGGTTTTCCTGTGTCTCCCTCGGTCGTGCAACGGAGCCGCGGTGAAAGGATGGTGTGGCAACCGGGGAGTCCCTTCCGTATCCTGTATTTTGCCGGAGGGGGAACTGAGAGGATCAAATCCGATCTCAGGGCAATTTTCCATGCTCATCCGGATATTCGGGTAACGTGCATCATGGGAAGGCGTAGCCGGCATCTGTATCCTGTTCTGCACAAGATCCGGCAGAACCTGGACTATCCTGCCCGTTTTCGTCTTGTCGGCTGGACGAATCGCGTGCCTGATTTTCTGGCGAGCCACCACCTTGTCATCGGCAAGGCGGGCGGAGCGACGACGCATGAGGTGATTGCCTCAGGACGTCCCATGCTGGTGAATTATCTGGTTCCAGGACAGGAAGAGGGCAATGTCGCTCTGCTGGAGATTCTTGGCGGAGGGCGTTACGTAGGATCTTCCGGTGAAATGGAAGACTCTTTGAGGGCGATGCTGGGCGATGACGGCGAGCTGTGGCGCCGCATGCACCAAAACCTGCTGGATGCGGGGATGACAGGAGGAAGCGGCATGGTGGCTTCTTTGGCCTTGCAGTTGTGCTCCTCCCGTTCTAATTGAAGTGGGTTGTGAGCTACCTGCTGATTGATAATTCAAATACGAGGACAAAGTTTGTTCTCTCCGAGCCGGATCGCCTTCTGGAGACGCGCATCGTCATCCCGACTCGCGAGATTAACGAAGAACGCCTGACCAGGGAACTAGGCCATTTGCGATATGATTATGCCGTTTTTTCATCCGTGGTACCCCGGGTATCGGAATTACTGGCAGATTGGCTGCCTCGTCCCTACCATATGGTGACGTGGCAATCGAATTTGGGGGTAGGCATTGATTACCCCCTTCCTCGTCAGATTGGAGCGGATCGGTTGGTGAATGCGGCCGGTGCG
This is a stretch of genomic DNA from Akkermansia sp. N21116. It encodes these proteins:
- a CDS encoding sialate O-acetylesterase, yielding MKLLLFFLLGCFAIPVNGRDLKIFLLTGQSNSLGAVKGSPASAEMLEKYKPKRTMYWHENFGQKEGVFSGASQEWGMVVPAVPSYNGNLCMGPEYGFAAVLEKKGWFDDADVAIVKASRDGGDNGHWMRNGQAYRLLVGAVKNASSALKGKKYGKIEFAGLLYLQGESDSGDAVPAAALRFKELLKHLAEDLKGWGDTAPLAKSCAVIGENANWGTKNVTDSLTGNTNGMLNGRDTEVDGKTTWQVMRSLAASSPALGYAPTRDLPKLTSGDSMGVHYDGCSQLVIGARFAYAMGHLKGKSVGSVRSGRYDLPLNAPDAWMDGKVPVKKVCVWDLASSILPSRIGEGVDSFKAFGIRVEDPSVNTVAIAGGASQRLVVGPGGIEVQQGRKLLIASALQLSGRQEWKLSGGSCVAVARPDVKGGMAALTGQADIFIMNTDASSSGKHAAVDFTEVGQGMSKKGRGVPFRGNWVIGPGVEVKGSLPGTGKAIFKKGSIYQGEVLTADRNVVLEGIATGV